Genomic window (Capsicum annuum cultivar UCD-10X-F1 chromosome 10, UCD10Xv1.1, whole genome shotgun sequence):
TGCAATTGTTATTTCAATTGACCCTGTGTAACTTGCTCGTTTGAATATTTCAAAACAATgtgatattttgtattttgaaaccCCACCGActttttggtttagaaaattatgtACTTGAAAGGTGACAATTTAAATTTCACTCCATATAATatgtagagaaaagaaaaagaatatttcaTGTGTTTGAATGCAGAGAGAATTAAGATGCTTCTGGTTTTAATGTGTTCATTTATCATGTGGCAATTAATTTGATGTAGGTTTCATTTTGGTTATAGAATGTTGGCTCAATAGCTGAGATGGGTATTAACGAAGGGTATATTTGCTTACTTTCACATACTTTAAGAGTATATTTGGCTTTATTGTCGTCTATCAATCATTTAATTAGGTTAATTGATGAGTGTTGTTAAAATAAGGGCAAATTTGGACCAAGTATTGGAGGGTAAGGACATATTTATTGCTAAAGTATTAACAACAGGCATATCTGCTTGATTTCACATAATTTAAGAACATATTTGacctcttttcatttttttaattgtgATATTCAGACCAACCTGTATTGTACGTCGACTAATTTCATGGTGTACCTCCTAGCTCTCACAATAACAGATACTGAATAACCCTGTACACTAAAGATGGCAATTTTGACTAGATCTGCAATTGGAAAGTCTATTCCTCTAGCACTGATTTGGGTTCTGAAATTGGTTACCTCAGACCACTTGTTTATGCAGATATTGGAGCTTACAAAGGTTTGTCTCTGTCcaacaaataatagaaaatgTGTTCTCTAacaagttaaattttttttttacgaaaTGATCACACAATTCAAAAACTCTCCCTCTAACATCTTAAGCTTTAAAACCCAAAAAGTACCAGATGGTCACACAATTCAACGGTCTCAAGTCTCAACACTGAAAAAGGAAATAccaaaatcttgaagaattagAATGTAGAGTAGAGCTGTCAATACAGGTCGGTCCGGCCCATTCAGGCTAGCCCACACGAGCTTTGAATTTAACAAGTCAGGCCGGACTGGCCCATAACACCAAGCCCACACCATCACTCTGTGGGCTGCGGGCCTTAGGAGCcaacccaattttttttaaaaaaaatattttataatttaattttataatgtcaataaacataaatattaccagacaatattacatagtgttaatacttgttaatccaGTCTTCAACACCcccaaaaaatactcctaatagcgaaattaaataacttttgacataatatcattcgaaccaaataaaaatactaataaacaatctaaatagttgcatgtatttgacttacgggCCGACCTATAAgctagcccaacccacattgcACAAGCCCCACGGGCCATGGGCTTATCCGGGCCGGACTAAAAAGTCTTGTTCTTAAATGGGCTACAAAAACTCAACTCATCAAATTACAGGGCAGGTCGGGCCAGCCCAACGGACCTGGCCCATATTGACGCCTCTAATGTAGAGCAAGGACAATGGACTTATCCAGAGAAATGAGAGTACAAGAAGAATGAACTGTTACATTAGCATAGTACTATATGCATCAAATAAGCTGTTCAACTTTACAAAGATCACTTGGTTGAACTctcttttttgaattatttcaccaACTGGAGGGaaaaaaggtggtggtggtggagtgGATTCCCAAGTTAGAGTTTAGCTAGACTTTCTAATGGTCATTGAGATGATGTAGCTTGATCATGGTTGTTCTTCAAACCTCCACAGAGCAATCTTGAAGATAAATCCTCCCCCCGTCAGTAGAGACCAaagaaattgatgaaattgatatggCTGTTCTACTGTAGAATTAACTTTCCAGATATCAGGAGTTCAATTTTGCCAAGATCTGCAAATGCCTGTTAAGGTATGGTCAGCAATTTGCGCCATCCTTGGCATAGGCCTTACAGAATTTGCTGACCATCATAAGAGAATCAATCAACTTGCTAACTGAAAGTCAGACACTATCCTGTTCCATATCCGACCGAAGAAATTTCCATGGTCCGTCTCTTGCTTGTAACCTGCTATTCACAAGTACTTGTCAAAAAATCGCACTGAAAGGTAACAGAAAagaaaaggcataatacataaccAGACACTCAAACTTATCCTCAGTTGGCAAGTACTCCAACTTTGAGTATGCACATCTAGACACCTCAGCTGGTTTCCACTGTGTGATTTGAACACTTCAACTTACAAAATAATCACCTAGACAACTCAAAAATTATGTGTCACGTTAGCGTCGAGTGTCCAAGAGACACAGTCGGGACAAGTGGGAGTGTTTAAACGCAAGTTGAAACCAAGTTGAGGTGTCTAGATATGCACTCCCAAAATTGGAATACTTACTTGCAgcttatgtattatgccaaaagAAAATGCTCTAAGGTGAAAATAACGATTTAGACCATATTCCACTCAATGGCAACTTAGAAGCAAAACCTTAGTCAGCATCTAGGCCATATGAGAGTTTTTCAAGTTAATTATATCAAAGGGATTAATGATGATCATCGGAGAGACCGTAACCTGCATAACTAAAGTAGATTTTCTTCACGTTGGTGCAAATGGAATATTATGACTCAACCACTCAAGgaagaaaatcaaataaactgAGCAAAAGCCTTTGGTTTTTCTCTGGAAAAATATACAGAGACTTGAGGCTTTGATTCAACCTACAACTTTCAAATGAAGACTAACACAGTCAAAGTGGTAAAACAAAAGCCTTTTATAAGATGTTAAAAATATTAAGCACCAAGACTATTCCACTTAAATAACTAAACAGCCAGTGAAAATGAAAACCTAAGACAACACTTTACAATTAAATGCAACTTGGTTCAATTCATAAAATTACCTCTCTAAGGTTGGCGAAAGAGATGGACGCGGATATTTACCTCAATATTCCAGCTACAACCCGCAAGGCTACGAAGAGAAAAAGCCCCGCCCAGACTCCAGGAAGACCGAATAATGGCGCAGCAACAAGTAAGAAGATTGAGGAGACTATTCCATTCACTAACTGTTTGTCAAAGACATGAAGCTGAATCATAAGGAGGGGACATAATCTGATGGTATATTTTAAATGTTAGTCACAATGTAGGACACACTCCACAGCCACTCTCTATAGTTTTCCTCAAATTGGTGCTTGTATTGAATTCAATTAGATACACCGATTCCAGAATGTTCAAGAAGCATCTCATTGATTGGCTAAAAAACAGATAACTTGGATGTGTGTTCTAGGCCTGTACTTCACTCATTGTAGCAAAGACCCCAAGAGATGTAGCACCGTGTGGTCATTGAGACAACACTTCATTACTATGTGTAATCAGCTTTCAGGAGAACTTATCGTTTGATCCCTTAACTCTTCTCTAGACTTTTCATTCTTCTTACACGGTTTTGTTACTGAAACAAAAGCTTAACCATAAAAGCAAATATCatataaaaatttctttttattcaaCATTCTTACCACCTGATTGAACCATATAGACTCTGCTAACTTTTTTTCCCTCTTAATTTTCCACTTTCtgggactacactgggtatgttgttgttgctgtaatTTTCTTGCACTCTCAATTTGATTCTACTCTGGCTTTGTTTCTGGTATCGCATGTCAGAATACTATTCTCTGCGGGTAAAAGCAGTGATGCACAATAATACTTACCATAGAATATGCAGCAAATTCGAAATCTGAAACACCATAATAGAGCCCATCAAGAACGAAGGCAATAGCATTTATTGGCTGAGATCCAGCAACAAACTGTCCAATAGATCATATTAATAAGATAAGAATAAGTAGtttatcattcaaatatcaagttCATCCAGATAACAAAACTTGACAGCTCTGTACAAGGTTAGAAATGACAGCTGTGTAATTACTTCTATACATGACCAACACTATTTCATTATATAGAAATAACCTAGCTGGTGCAAAGCAGAAATTGTAATCTAAGGTAAATATATCTCAACTTTGGGGAGCATCCACTTTTTGGGGTCAAATATCCAAGGAAGAATGCTGAGTGAATCGGGCGGGATAAGAATTTCGTACCAGAGTACCAGATCTGGCAATTTTCAGAACTTCAGAATCTGTGCTGAATAAGGTGGAGAGTGCTTCAAAACCAATGAACAAGCTAAAACCCAAGGCAACTCCTGTCAATGCACCAATCTGGCAAGATTCACATAAAGAGTAAAAGATGTAGCAAGTCAGTGTTCCAGTTATATTGCTTTCTCTTAAAAGCCGAGTGAGTAATCATAGTTGAAAGTCAATAAAGAGTACAGGGAGTAAGAATGCAAATTACCTGTAGAACTTTATAAACCACTTCGCGTGCTTGGCCATAATTACCTTGAGAAACTCCAGTGGCAAGAAGAGCCTAAAGATCAACAGAATAAGAATGCAATCAAGAAAATGAAAGACAaccatattttaaaagtaaagatTGAAAGAAATACTTCAATGGAATTATCCAAATATGACACTAACTATGATCTCGTTGTGAACTTCAGTTAAGGAAAAGCCTGTGACTTCATTGGTAACTGacaaacaaaaagaaataaaaatgaaaggaaGAGATTCAAgaaataattgtaacatatttaCTTTCATAGAAGATTAATAATATACGTTTGTTCCTTGGattgtaaatttcaaaattaaagtaGAATTTGAAAAGGGTCAATTGCGATTAGGAAGGAAAAGACGTTAGCTAGAATTGTCGTATTTGGTCATATATGATAGTTCCATTACACGGAGGCACACCTACTCACTAATAAAATTGAACTGACAAGTATTTGATTTTCATTTGAGACGTAAAAAACGGCTGTTGAGCAACCTTTCAGAAAATTATGCAATAATGCCAGAAATGACAGCAGAGAAAACAAATTGTTTTAGTCGAAGTATACTCACCTGCCCAGCAAGTGCCAAGGCATCAGTTAGCAACGATACAGCTAGCCAAACTTCAAAGCAGATCTGATGACCAGCCATAGGCACGGGGCCCTGTTGTGCTGCCAGAGCTGTGGATAGTGTAGTGGTAATTAGAAGTGCGAAAGTCCTCCCTATTAGAAGGGCACCTGGAAAAGACGAGAACAAGCTTAACCTAAGAAAGGTTTGatcttttgtattttgaataagcTAAAGAATTGCaatacattctgataaagtccaCAAGAGAAACTCTTAATTATCATTCGACAGGCTTCAAACATGCAAAATATTCTGCAGTCACTCAAAGACCAAATGTCAGTTTACATGTTTGGTACATGGAAGCCTTTCAATCtacatttttttcttgaaacagACCTAAAGAACCTCTAAGAGTTGTTAGTTTCATGAAAGGTCAAGATATTGCATTTATGATATCAGTTCAAAAATGTGATTAATCATTATAGTGCGCTAAGTTTAACAAATGAGTTtatggtaaaaagaaaaaaaaggttcgTATATGATTTTCATAGAGGCATTGGAAATTTTCacttgaattcatgctttaagTGTTATGTTCATAAACCACCCCCACCACTCACCCCTCTTTATTTGAGCATCAGCATCTAAGATAAGATAGCGGAATACATGCCAAGTAGTATAGTGACATAACCACTACAGCGGGGATAATTTTTGTGTGTTAGGTTTCCTTTTGCAACACAAGGTGCTGATCTAAATACTGGTTTACCATGCCTAAAAAGAATATGCTCAAGAAATGCAAAATTATAATGAATTTGAAGTTAACCAGAAAGTTTGTATATCATATAAGAGAGCTTTCTTTTTCTACCTTAAATTTGTTGTATAAATGTCATTCCTCCCTTACTCTATCTTCAAATGTAAATGAGATTCATATTCAAAGCTTCAAATCATTTACCATTCAAAGTATTCATTTTCGACTATGGATAGAGTTACTTTTTGAGAAGGAACTATGGATAGAGTTATATGCAGCTGCAATAGGAGATTCAGTTGGACACATTTGAATGTTGTGTCCAACAGATTATCCACACAAAATGGGAGTCCTTTTATCAAAATTCTTTTTGTTAACCACAAAAAGTATCCTGATTTGGGTATTGTCAATAGCTCCCAAGAAAGTACCAGATTTAAGATACTGAGAAAATCTTCCCACATCAATGTCTGGAGCAATAAGAAGAACTTTCCCATTTAACTTCCACAGAAGGATAGAAGCAGTCAAGTATCTGGTCAAAATGTAgatcaaacaaaaaataagataaagagaaTGGACAGGAAGTGATATCATGTACAGAGTAACTATAGTTTGGTTTACCGCCAACAACATACTCAGAAATCACACCAGCAATTGCAGCACCACTAATGCCGAAACCAAAGGAGAATATCAAAATTGGAGACAAGAATGCATTTACCAAGTTACCAGCTCCTGATAATCCAGAACTCTTCTTTGTCAGACATGGAAGTAGAAGTATCAAGCAAATATTTTACTCAAAACATTTGAGACATAACAAAAAGAGTCTATTTATCAAGACCATACCGAGTGGGTGGGTGGGTgtttggagggggggggggggggggagggggggatcAAGCAAACAATGATATTGATTAATATAAAGCCATACTCTAGGCACCTCATAAGGTAGTAGCATTCCCCACAGCAGTATTGTCAAAGGTGCGCTTTAGCCCTGAAGCGAGgctcaaaatgtgttgagcgtTTTGCCTTGCTTAATGTGAGTTTCAGTTACGTCATCAAGGTTCTAATTTCTAAGGCATACTTTTCCTTGCCTATGAGCCTATTTTGAAGAGGagcactaaacaattgatatttctgattgttttttttttcaatttctttgttcATAAATTTGTTATTTATGCTTATAATTACTAGTCTTGGActaaacatatatatttgtattttttcctcCCTTTGTGCCTTTTTTCATTAAAGTCCACACTTTGCGCTTAAAGCCCCAACGGACCTTGGAGCTTTTTTGCTCTTTTTGCTTGTGATAACACtcgtattgctctgatttactttttattattccttAAGCCTTTTCTGTTATGTAATCCATCTACTTGTCacctattctttatcttgagccgggggtctatcggaaacagtctctcaacttcttcggaggtagcggtatggactgcgtacatcttaccctccccagaccccactttgtgggaacacactgggtttgttgttgttgcttgtgATAACACTGGCCTAGAGTTGTTTCTCTATAATTAACTAAGCTGAACAAATCTCCAATAAAAGCTGGTCTTATCCCTAATTCACCAAGGTGTATGAATTTAAATGAAGTCAAACATCTAAAGTAGTGCCTGCCCACTTAAATTTTGTAACTGTACTTATATAGGAAAACCTACTGTATACTGAGGCTTAATATAGTGCATTTAGCTCAACTAAAGGGGTACATGAAAACAAACCCTTTTTATCTCAACTTCCCGATGAATTCGTGAAGTTACTATACAAACAGCAACAATAAAGCTAGAAGCAGTTATCTGCCAACAATCTATAATTATTCATGAAACAAGATTATCAAAACAGATTTCACTTGGATTTGCTTTATGTAGATCAGATATGTATTTGGGTATCTTTGATACTTGCCAACAGCATATAAAGGAGTTTTTGTGTCCTTAAATCCACGAAATGTTCCTTGAGCAGCAAGTGCTATAACAACTGGTGGAGCTCCAAATCCCCTCATTGTAAGGAATTGCTCAGCTGGTACACGCATTGGTGAATCCTGTGACACATCAACAATCCCAAATAGACTTACACTGTTTTACCTTCAACAAACAGCAATACACAGCAGAAATATGGGGAAGCATAAATCCAGGAAGCTAAATAAGTTTGTAGCAGTTCCCCACGACGATCTCCCCCCCTCTTTGAGTAACAAGGAAGTACAAACTTCATAACCAAAGTTGTATATTTTTACCCTCATTTTAGGTAGATTATCATAATTAGGCATACCTACGGAGGTCAATGCATCAATAATATCTGATTGTCAATATGCATTCTCCAAGATATACTTCCAAACAAAAATGGCTCAATAGCTTACAACTTGGGGATTGGAAGAGAAAAAGTTAGCCCTCATGATAGAAGATAACTTGTTTTCCAAAATAAGACATACAACAGATATACCCATGGTATTCATCATGAAACCGGAGCCAACAGAAAGTCCCACAGCTTCCGCAATGCCAAGGCCAAGGGCAAGTAGTAACGAAGTTGATACCGAAGGAAGTAATATCTTGCTTTGTGAATCAGGTGAGCTATCTAGtttaagaacaaaaatataaCTCATATCAGCAACAAAAAATGTTTGACAAATTAACAAGAGATGCTTCGACAAACTCACCGTCACCTTTAGTAATTAATGCCTGCTCTTCAGCAACGAAAGAAGTTGTGACGTTGAGCAAAGGAACATTGAACAATTTCGAGATGAGGTTGAAAACTGATACTGAAATACCTACTGCTGCTAATTCAACTGAACCTACAAAACACATGTATAGATAAGACAGACAGACATGGACCAGTCAGTAAGTTGCACTTTATCATTTCGAAATTTTATTCCCCTCCTCCTTTATTTCAGTGATCTCAGAATCTACCTAATACAAAGTGGGAGCCACTATAAGTAAACTATAGCATCAACCCATTTGTGCACGATTTAACTTGCTTAACACTTACTGTTATTTTTTGGTTTAGTAAAATCTGTATTCAATGAACTTCAATAATATGTTCAAACTAAAGTATGAACAACCAAATGAAATTCTAACTCTATATTCACAAATATGAACTTCAACAATAAGTTCAAATCAacttataaaaaacaaaaatgaagttcaaaccaaCTATAAAcaacaaatgaagttcaaacttTTTTTGGAAGCTAGTAAACCAAACTTTTAGAAGGAGATGAAGATTAAAAGATTCAAGTCCACTGAATTCacagtgtgtccttaaggaaattattccCTTCAAGTACTCGAGGTTATAGAATATatccttccaggataaaatgaatcacttcagcagtatagcggtacctcaaattctgCCGaacaacgaactcactcaacattAGCAAATCACAGTTGAGTTTTGTGAAAAAGAGGagtatttttcttcaaaattttgttaTAATATCTGAGGAAAAATCAGACATTTATAGTCAAAAGGTAGCTCTTCAGAAAAGAAGCAATGGTTCTAAAATATTGCACTATTTTGGCCGTTAGGCCCACATTCGGACCCATGTGTGTCCACACATGGCGAGATGCGGCCGCATGTCAGACATTGCACAAAAGTGCGTACATGCAGAGTGACATAAGCTGGCATGTGTGTCCGCACATTGCCAGATGCAGCAACATCGCCCTTTTTCACTTACAAACAATGAACTAAAGGATCGCGTTCCTTTTCACTTACAAACAATGAACTGAAGTACCGCGTCCCTTCTATGTGTGTTAGCACATGCTCATGGAGAAAATTTTCATTAAACAATTAAGTTTCAATTGAATTTTGTCCAAAGCCGAAGCCAAGCAACGACGGTGCGAGACTTGTCttcttcttgcctcactatccccATGAAAGGTATGTTTCGATACTTAAGCACAAGGATGTTCCTTTGGTGGGAGAAACACTCCTTTTATAAAGTAAACGCacatttcattttttctttcattttcttccctccatttttcattcacatttaCATAGAACCCAACACTTACTCCCGCTGTTCCAAAATACTTGTCACATTGCGCATCTCTAAGTCAAATTACACGAACTTTTACCAACACCTGAAACGTATTTTCTCACCACATTGATACGAGAAAAATAGAAGGTTATAGTACTTTTGTTTAGTTTTCTACTATCcagattttaattttaaaatattgaattaagcTAATCCAATTCAACtccaaaaattagtcaaattaactCACAAAAAGTGAAATATGACAAGGATTTTGGGAGGGGGGAGTACTAAATTGTAAAACAATGGGTAAAACACATTTTTAGCTTCCATGGGCAAGTATTTTGAGACGAGGGAGTACTAGATTGTAAAATAATGGGTAAAACACATTTTTGTCTACCATCTTAATCCCAATAACTACTACTTTTGAATGACAAGGGGGACAAAGGTTTCGTGTTGGGGGACTTGGAGAAATTCGAGGAGTGTCGCGactatggttattgtaggcgtatcaagGTGGAGGAGGTCAAGGGGGCTATTCGCAGGATGCATCGGGGTAGAGCAATggggccagacgagattccaatggatttttggaagagcactggcGGGGCAGGTTtagagtggttgacaaggttttttaacatcatttttagggcggCAAAGATGCCTgaagcgtggaggtggagtacgatgatttctTTGTATAAGAACAAGAGAGACATCCAgaattgcaacaactatagaggtattaagttgttgagtcatactataaaggtttgagaaagggtggtagagttgaggataaGAAGGAgctctgagaatcagttcggtttcatgccaggtcgctcTACTACTAAGGCCATTCACCTCGAGAGGAGACTAGTAGAGCagttttgggagaggaagaaggacttgcacatagtgtttattgatcttgagaacgcatatgacagagttcccagagagattttgtggaggtgcttggaggctagaggggtgcccgtggcgtacactagatcgattcaggacatgtatgatggcgcgaagactcgggtgaggacggtAGAgggagattcagagcacttttcgattttgatagggttgcatcagggatcgactcttagcccttttttatttgcgttggtgatggatgttttgacgcgacatattcaaggggaggtgccttggtgtatgttatttgcggatgatgtggtactgattgacgAAACTTGGGAAGGAGTTAacgataagttggagatttggagacagatccttgagtctaaaggatttcggttaagtaggaccaagacggagtatttggagtgtaagtttagtaaGGTGTTGCAGGAGACTGACGTGGTTGTGAAGCTGGAATCccaggccattcagaagaggaAGAGCTTCAAGTATCTAgagtctatgattcagggcaatgggGAGATTGACAAGGATaacacgcatcgtattggggcggggtggttgaaatggaggctcacttcgagagttttatgtgataagaaggtgctccCGAAGCTTAAAGgaaagttctacagagtggcagtccgatcggctatgttgtatggagccgagtgttggccagttaagaactctcacatccaaaagttgaaggtggtagAGATGAcgatgttgtgatggatgtgtggtcataccaggaaagataggatAAGGAATAAGAGTATTCGGGAGAAAGTGGGAGTGgcctcggtggaggacaagatgcgagaagttaggttacgttggttcgggcatgtgatgaggaggggatTTGATGCTCCGGTGCGAAAGTGTGAGACactagctatggatggttttaggcggggtagaggtaggccgaagaaatattggaaggaggtgattaggtatgatatggagcagttacagcttacggaagacatgacccttgatagaaaggtgtggagaaTGCGGATTAGTGTAGAGGGTTAGAGGGTGAGAGTGCGTCGGTTACAATAGGAGagcgttctttatttgtgtctgaagtttcttgtttgtGTTGTTGAGCATTGTCTATGGTTTCGGATAGATAGTAATTAGTTTTATCttgtggctgtagtattatcttatggctagtggtgttagtttattttccagattgtactagtttatatgcatttctgttttgtatttgttatactgctatcggtcctaagccgggggtttattggaaacagcctctctacttcatatgAGGTAATGGTAcggtctgcgtacactttaccctccccagaccccactatgtgggaatacactgggtatgttgtttttgttgtctgGTTTTGACCTAACACgtagtttaagaaagtaaagaaagacttttgaattttataGTCTTAAATTAGAGATACGTAGAAGGTACCAAAATGCTGCTCTTTAATCTTGTGTTCTTAAACATGATACGTGGAAAGTTGGAATTAAAAGGAAAACTAaaacaacaaattgaaatggaagGAGTATATTACAAATTTACAATAAACCATATAACAAAATTATACCTAAATGTCCAACAAATGCAGTATCAACAAGTGAAGTAATGGGGTCAGAAGCAAGAGCTAGCGCCGCAGGCAACGCAATGGACACAATATCCCATCCAATTCCATCAAATTTCAGCACTTCCCTGCAATAACCCAACCCAACACACAAATcagcaaaaaaaataaacacaaaaaattaCTACTCCCTTCGGCCATCTTTACTCGTCCAGTATTGACTTGGCACACTCTTaagaaacaacaaacaaaatgactattttactatatcaccctttgaATATCATAAACTCAATGCTTTGAGAAATGCATAAAAAAATGGCTATAGTCAATAATAAGCAAAAATAGGAAGAACTAAGTGATGAATTATCTCTCAAGTAATTTTCTAAACTGAAAATTTACTTTTAGCACAGTGGACAAGTAAAAGTAGACggatacaataataataagaataataataataataataataataataacaaaaccaAGTGTGGTCGAAGATAATACAGCAAGGAAGTGACTGAATCCAACAGTGatgaggagaaggaggaggagggaGGATCCGGGTCGGGTCCCGGGTCAGGATCCGGATTCTTGACCCGACTTTCATTTGAATTATGAATGGAATTTTTGGATATAGTTGTAGGATTTTTGTCCCTAGATGATTTGACGAGTACAGTACGGAGTCGAGTTGAGGAACTAGTACTATTATCTCTTAGTTGAAGATTAGTAGA
Coding sequences:
- the LOC124888162 gene encoding protein DETOXIFICATION 44, chloroplastic-like isoform X3, which translates into the protein MASSLHHPLFTHSFPQKNQNYSYFCYSTNLQLRDNSTSSSTRLRTVLVKSSRDKNPTTISKNSIHNSNESRVKNPDPDPGPDPDPPSSSFSSSLLDSVTSLLEVLKFDGIGWDIVSIALPAALALASDPITSLVDTAFVGHLGSVELAAVGISVSVFNLISKLFNVPLLNVTTSFVAEEQALITKGDDSSPDSQSKILLPSVSTSLLLALGLGIAEAVGLSVGSGFMMNTMGISVDSPMRVPAEQFLTMRGFGAPPVVIALAAQGTFRGFKDTKTPLYAVGAGNLVNAFLSPILIFSFGFGISGAAIAGVISEYLTASILLWKLNGKVLLIAPDIDVGRFSQYLKSGALLIGRTFALLITTTLSTALAAQQGPVPMAGHQICFEVWLAVSLLTDALALAGQALLATGVSQGNYGQAREVVYKVLQIGALTGVALGFSLFIGFEALSTLFSTDSEVLKIARSGTLFVAGSQPINAIAFVLDGLYYGVSDFEFAAYSMLVNGIVSSIFLLVAAPLFGLPGVWAGLFLFVALRVVAGILR
- the LOC124888162 gene encoding protein DETOXIFICATION 44, chloroplastic-like isoform X2 produces the protein MASSLHHPLFTHSFPQKNQNYSYFCYSTNLQLRDNSTSSSTRLRTVLVKSSRDKNPTTISKNSIHNSNESRVKNPDPDPGPDPDPPSSSFSSSLLDSVTSLLEVLKFDGIGWDIVSIALPAALALASDPITSLVDTAFVGHLGSVELAAVGISVSVFNLISKLFNVPLLNVTTSFVAEEQALITKDSSPDSQSKILLPSVSTSLLLALGLGIAEAVGLSVGSGFMMNTMGISVDSPMRVPAEQFLTMRGFGAPPVVIALAAQGTFRGFKDTKTPLYAVGAGNLVNAFLSPILIFSFGFGISGAAIAGVISEYLTASILLWKLNGKVLLIAPDIDVGRFSQYLKSGALLIGRTFALLITTTLSTALAAQQGPVPMAGHQICFEVWLAVSLLTDALALAGQALLATGVSQGNYGQAREVVYKVLQIGALTGVALGFSLFIGFEALSTLFSTDSEVLKIARSGTLFVAGSQPINAIAFVLDGLYYGVSDFEFAAYSMLVNGIVSSIFLLVAAPLFGLPGVWAGLFLFVALRVVAGILRLQARDGPWKFLRSDMEQDSV
- the LOC124888162 gene encoding protein DETOXIFICATION 44, chloroplastic-like isoform X1, yielding MASSLHHPLFTHSFPQKNQNYSYFCYSTNLQLRDNSTSSSTRLRTVLVKSSRDKNPTTISKNSIHNSNESRVKNPDPDPGPDPDPPSSSFSSSLLDSVTSLLEVLKFDGIGWDIVSIALPAALALASDPITSLVDTAFVGHLGSVELAAVGISVSVFNLISKLFNVPLLNVTTSFVAEEQALITKGDDSSPDSQSKILLPSVSTSLLLALGLGIAEAVGLSVGSGFMMNTMGISVDSPMRVPAEQFLTMRGFGAPPVVIALAAQGTFRGFKDTKTPLYAVGAGNLVNAFLSPILIFSFGFGISGAAIAGVISEYLTASILLWKLNGKVLLIAPDIDVGRFSQYLKSGALLIGRTFALLITTTLSTALAAQQGPVPMAGHQICFEVWLAVSLLTDALALAGQALLATGVSQGNYGQAREVVYKVLQIGALTGVALGFSLFIGFEALSTLFSTDSEVLKIARSGTLFVAGSQPINAIAFVLDGLYYGVSDFEFAAYSMLVNGIVSSIFLLVAAPLFGLPGVWAGLFLFVALRVVAGILRLQARDGPWKFLRSDMEQDSV